A genome region from Hevea brasiliensis isolate MT/VB/25A 57/8 chromosome 9, ASM3005281v1, whole genome shotgun sequence includes the following:
- the LOC110644564 gene encoding phosphomannomutase isoform X2: protein MAVRKPGLIALFDVDGTLSAPRKVATPKMLEFMQQLRKVVTVGVVGGSDLSKISEQLGKTVTEDYDYVFSENGLVAYKDGKLIGTQEFINFTLHYIADLDIPIKRGTFIEFRSGMINVSPIGRNCSQEERDEFEKYDKVHNIRSKMVSVLRERFAHLNLTFSIGGQISFDVFPQGWDKTYCLRYLDEFDEIHFFGDKTYNGGNDHEIYESERTVGHPVISPEDTVEQCKALFLVNS from the exons ATGGCTGTGAGAAAGCCTGGTTTGATTGCTTTATTTGATGTTGATGGGACTCTCTCAGCTCCAAGAAAG GTGGCCACTCCAAAGATGTTAGAGTTCATGCAGCAACTCCGGAAA GTTGTTACTGTGGGAGTGGTGGGTGGATCTGATCTCTCTAAGATATCAGAGCAGCTTGGCAAGACAG TTACTGAGGACTATGATTACGTATTTTCTGAGAATGGGCTTGTGGCTTATAAAGATGGGAAACTTATTGGTACCCAG gaatttataaattttacacTTCATTATATTGCTGACTTGGATATTCCAATAAAAAG GGGCACCTTCATAGAATTCCGAAGTGGGATGATTAATGTATCACCAATTGGGCGGAATTGCAGccaagaagaaagggatgaatttGAAAAGTATGACAAG GTCCATAACATACGCTCAAAAATGGTATCTGTGCTGCGTGAGAGGTTCGCTCACCTTAACCTGACATTCTCAATAGGCGGACAGATAAGCTTTGAT GTTTTTCCTCAAGGTTGGGACAAGACGTATTGCTTGAGGTACCTTGATGAGTTTGATGAAATCCACTTCTTTGGGGACAAAACTTACAAT GGAGGAAATGATCATGAAATTTATGAATCAGAACGAACTGTGGGTCACCCAG TTATCAGCCCTGAAGATACAGTGGAGCAATGTAAAGCCTTGTTCTTAGTAAATTCCTAA
- the LOC110644541 gene encoding LIM domain-containing protein PLIM2b, with product MAFTGTLDKCKACEKTVYVVDMLSLEGVPYHKYCFKCSHCKGTLVMSNYSSMDGVLYCKPHFEQLFKESGNFSKNFQAGKTEKQNDASKVPSKVSSLFSGTQDKCSACGKTVYPLEKVTLEGECFHKSCFRCAHGGCPLTHSSYAALDGVLYCKHHFAQLFMEKGSYSHVLQAASHKRTASSTPPPELAEPEAEGEGAAAGDN from the exons ATGGCGTTCACTGGAACTCTTGATAAGTGCAAGGCTTGTGAGAAGACTGTTTATGTTGTTGATATGTTGTCTCTTGAAGGAGTGCCTTATCATAAATACTGCTTCAAATGCAGCCACTGCAAAGGAACTCTTGTG ATGAGCAACTATTCCTCCATGGATGGAGTCCTCTACTGCAAGCCGCATTTTGAGCAACTTTTCAAGGAATCTGGCAATTTCAGCAAGAATTTTCAAGCAG GCAAGACTGAGAAACAAAATGACGCG TCTAAGGTCCCCAGCAAAGTCTCTTCCTTGTTCTCTGGAACCCAAGACAAGTGTTCTGCTTGTGGCAAAACAGTGTATCCGCTGGAGAAG GTGACTCTGGAGGGAGAATGTTTTCACAAGTCATGCTTCAGGTGTGCACATGGAGGATGTCCTCTCACACACTCATCTTATGCTGCCCTTGATGGAGTCCTCTACTGCAAGCACCACTTTGCTCAGCTGTTCATGGAGAAAGGGAGCTATTCCCATGTTCTCCAGGCTGCTTCCCACAAGAGAACTGCTTCCTCCACACCACCTCCTGAGCTGGCTGAGCCAGAAGCAGAAGGAGAAGGTGCAGCTGCTGGAGACAACTAA
- the LOC110644564 gene encoding phosphomannomutase isoform X1 gives MAVRKPGLIALFDVDGTLSAPRKVATPKMLEFMQQLRKVVTVGVVGGSDLSKISEQLGKTVTEDYDYVFSENGLVAYKDGKLIGTQSLKTFLGEEKLKEFINFTLHYIADLDIPIKRGTFIEFRSGMINVSPIGRNCSQEERDEFEKYDKVHNIRSKMVSVLRERFAHLNLTFSIGGQISFDVFPQGWDKTYCLRYLDEFDEIHFFGDKTYNGGNDHEIYESERTVGHPVISPEDTVEQCKALFLVNS, from the exons ATGGCTGTGAGAAAGCCTGGTTTGATTGCTTTATTTGATGTTGATGGGACTCTCTCAGCTCCAAGAAAG GTGGCCACTCCAAAGATGTTAGAGTTCATGCAGCAACTCCGGAAA GTTGTTACTGTGGGAGTGGTGGGTGGATCTGATCTCTCTAAGATATCAGAGCAGCTTGGCAAGACAG TTACTGAGGACTATGATTACGTATTTTCTGAGAATGGGCTTGTGGCTTATAAAGATGGGAAACTTATTGGTACCCAG AGCTTGAAGACATTTCTTGGAGAAGAAAAGCTCAAG gaatttataaattttacacTTCATTATATTGCTGACTTGGATATTCCAATAAAAAG GGGCACCTTCATAGAATTCCGAAGTGGGATGATTAATGTATCACCAATTGGGCGGAATTGCAGccaagaagaaagggatgaatttGAAAAGTATGACAAG GTCCATAACATACGCTCAAAAATGGTATCTGTGCTGCGTGAGAGGTTCGCTCACCTTAACCTGACATTCTCAATAGGCGGACAGATAAGCTTTGAT GTTTTTCCTCAAGGTTGGGACAAGACGTATTGCTTGAGGTACCTTGATGAGTTTGATGAAATCCACTTCTTTGGGGACAAAACTTACAAT GGAGGAAATGATCATGAAATTTATGAATCAGAACGAACTGTGGGTCACCCAG TTATCAGCCCTGAAGATACAGTGGAGCAATGTAAAGCCTTGTTCTTAGTAAATTCCTAA